From the Acidilutibacter cellobiosedens genome, one window contains:
- the rplL gene encoding 50S ribosomal protein L7/L12: MASEKVSNLIEEVKNLTVLELSELVKALEEEFGVSAAAPVAVAAAPAAGGAAPAAEEKTEFDVILSEIGAQKIKVIKVVREITGLGLKEAKDLVDGAPKPVKEGVAKDEAEQIKTKLEEVGATVELK; encoded by the coding sequence ATGGCAAGTGAAAAAGTATCAAATTTAATTGAGGAAGTTAAAAACCTTACGGTTTTAGAATTATCAGAATTAGTTAAAGCATTGGAAGAGGAGTTTGGAGTAAGTGCAGCCGCACCGGTAGCAGTTGCAGCCGCACCGGCAGCAGGAGGAGCAGCTCCGGCAGCAGAAGAAAAGACGGAATTTGATGTAATTCTTTCCGAAATAGGAGCACAAAAGATTAAAGTTATAAAAGTTGTAAGAGAAATTACTGGATTGGGATTAAAAGAAGCTAAGGACTTGGTAGATGGTGCTCCAAAGCCGGTTAAAGAAGGAGTAGCGAAGGATGAGGCTGAACAAATTAAGACCAAGTTAGAAGAAGTAGGAGCTACGGTAGAGTTAAAATAA
- the rpsG gene encoding 30S ribosomal protein S7, whose translation MPRKGYIPKKEVMPDPIYNDIIITKLINKVMLDGKKGVAQGIVYGAFDYIKEKTGEDPMEIFYKAMNNIMPVLEVKARRIGGATYQVPIEVRQDRRETLAIRWLVSYSRNRGEKTMIERLAKEIMDAANNTGSSVKKREDMHKMAEANKAFAHYRW comes from the coding sequence GTGCCAAGAAAAGGATATATTCCAAAGAAAGAAGTAATGCCAGATCCAATATATAATGACATTATTATAACAAAATTGATAAATAAGGTTATGTTGGATGGGAAAAAAGGAGTTGCCCAAGGTATTGTTTATGGAGCTTTTGATTACATTAAAGAAAAGACGGGAGAAGATCCTATGGAAATATTTTATAAGGCCATGAACAATATCATGCCTGTATTGGAAGTTAAGGCAAGGCGTATTGGTGGTGCAACTTATCAAGTACCAATAGAAGTAAGGCAAGATAGAAGAGAAACATTAGCTATCCGATGGCTTGTTTCTTACTCAAGAAATCGTGGAGAAAAAACAATGATAGAAAGACTGGCAAAAGAGATAATGGATGCGGCTAATAATACAGGGTCCAGTGTTAAGAAAAGAGAAGATATGCATAAGATGGCTGAAGCTAACAAGGCTTTTGCTCACTATCGTTGGTAA
- the rpsL gene encoding 30S ribosomal protein S12, whose amino-acid sequence MPTINQLIRKGREDVKYKSKSPALSVNFNSLNKRTNVVNSPQRRGVCTAVKTVTPKKPNSALRKVARVRLINGIEVTAYIPGIGHNLQEHSVVLVRGGRVKDLPGVRYHIVRGTLDTAGVDKRMQGRSKYGAKKPKK is encoded by the coding sequence ATGCCTACGATAAATCAACTTATAAGAAAGGGCAGAGAAGATGTTAAATATAAATCAAAATCTCCTGCGCTAAGTGTAAATTTCAATTCTTTAAATAAAAGAACAAATGTAGTTAATTCGCCTCAAAGAAGAGGAGTTTGCACTGCTGTTAAAACGGTTACTCCTAAGAAGCCTAACTCAGCATTGAGAAAGGTTGCCAGAGTAAGACTTATAAATGGTATTGAAGTAACAGCTTATATTCCGGGAATAGGTCATAATTTACAGGAGCATAGTGTTGTTCTTGTAAGAGGTGGAAGAGTTAAGGATTTACCTGGAGTTAGGTACCATATTGTAAGAGGAACGTTGGATACAGCCGGAGTGGATAAAAGAATGCAGGGCAGATCCAAGTATGGAGCTAAAAAGCCCAAAAAATAA
- the rplK gene encoding 50S ribosomal protein L11 gives MAKKVIAIVKLQIPAGKATPAPPVGTALGPHGVNIMAFTKEFNARTADQVGMIIPVVLTVYQDRSFTFITKTPPVSVLLKKAVGIESGSGEPNKKKVSKISKAKVKEIAEIKMPDLNAGSIETAMSMVAGTARSMGIVVEE, from the coding sequence ATGGCAAAGAAAGTCATAGCTATAGTGAAACTTCAGATCCCTGCTGGGAAAGCAACTCCAGCACCGCCGGTAGGTACAGCATTAGGACCTCATGGTGTGAATATAATGGCTTTCACTAAAGAGTTTAATGCAAGAACTGCAGATCAAGTAGGAATGATAATTCCGGTTGTTCTAACGGTTTACCAAGATAGATCTTTTACATTTATTACAAAGACCCCACCTGTTTCCGTACTATTAAAGAAGGCAGTAGGAATTGAATCAGGTTCAGGAGAACCAAATAAAAAGAAAGTTTCTAAGATTTCCAAGGCTAAAGTAAAAGAAATCGCTGAAATTAAAATGCCTGATTTAAATGCAGGAAGTATTGAAACTGCAATGAGTATGGTAGCAGGAACCGCAAGAAGTATGGGTATAGTTGTAGAAGAATAA
- the rplA gene encoding 50S ribosomal protein L1 produces the protein MPKRGKNYQESLKIIDRTNLYDSKEAIELVQQTAKAKFDETIELSIKLGVDPRHADQQVRGTVVLPHGTGKTKKVLVFAKGEKLKEAEEAGADFFGGEELVAKIQNENWFDYDVVVATPDMMGVVGRLGRILGPKGLMPNPKSGTVTFDIEKAVKEIKAGKVEYRVDKTSIIHVPIGKKSFGDEKLKENLDAIMEAVIKAKPAASKGRYLKSIVISSTMGPGIKLNTQKFME, from the coding sequence ATGCCAAAGAGAGGTAAAAATTATCAAGAAAGTTTAAAAATAATTGACAGGACTAATTTATATGATTCTAAAGAGGCTATAGAATTAGTTCAACAAACTGCAAAAGCAAAGTTTGATGAAACCATTGAACTTTCCATAAAATTGGGAGTTGATCCAAGACATGCTGATCAGCAGGTAAGAGGAACAGTAGTTCTTCCCCATGGGACAGGAAAAACTAAAAAAGTATTAGTTTTCGCTAAAGGTGAAAAATTAAAAGAAGCAGAAGAAGCAGGAGCGGACTTTTTTGGAGGAGAAGAACTTGTAGCTAAAATTCAAAACGAAAATTGGTTTGACTATGATGTGGTAGTAGCTACTCCCGACATGATGGGAGTTGTAGGAAGGCTAGGAAGGATATTAGGCCCGAAAGGTTTAATGCCTAATCCAAAATCCGGAACTGTAACTTTTGATATAGAAAAAGCAGTGAAGGAGATTAAAGCCGGAAAGGTAGAATACAGAGTTGATAAAACAAGTATTATTCATGTTCCTATAGGAAAGAAATCCTTTGGAGATGAAAAGTTGAAGGAGAATTTAGATGCTATAATGGAAGCTGTTATTAAAGCAAAGCCTGCCGCATCAAAGGGAAGATATTTAAAAAGTATTGTTATTTCCAGCACTATGGGTCCTGGAATCAAGTTAAACACTCAGAAATTTATGGAATAA
- the rplJ gene encoding 50S ribosomal protein L10: MKEEVLQKKKEIVEEIKGKINNAKSIVIVNYRGLNVEEITQLRKNCRDSKVDYKVYKNTLMKFAFKDTGYEEFNQYLNGPNGVVFSLEDPVQAAKVTQDFAKDHDNLEIKAGILDGKIIGADDIKALATLPSKEVLISKVLGGFNAPITGFVNVLQGNIRNLVYTLNAIKEEQEKQSA; this comes from the coding sequence ATGAAAGAAGAAGTACTTCAAAAGAAAAAAGAGATAGTTGAAGAAATAAAAGGGAAAATTAATAACGCCAAAAGTATAGTCATAGTTAATTATAGGGGATTAAATGTTGAAGAAATTACTCAGCTAAGAAAAAATTGCAGAGACTCTAAAGTGGATTATAAGGTATATAAAAATACTCTTATGAAATTTGCTTTTAAAGATACAGGGTATGAGGAATTTAACCAATATTTAAATGGACCTAATGGAGTTGTTTTCAGTTTAGAAGATCCTGTTCAGGCGGCAAAAGTTACTCAAGATTTTGCAAAGGATCATGATAATCTGGAAATAAAAGCCGGAATATTAGATGGCAAAATAATAGGGGCAGATGATATTAAAGCTTTAGCAACTCTGCCATCAAAAGAGGTACTTATTTCAAAGGTACTTGGAGGATTTAACGCTCCGATAACGGGATTTGTTAATGTACTTCAAGGAAATATTAGAAATCTTGTATATACTTTAAATGCAATAAAGGAAGAACAGGAAAAACAAAGTGCATAA
- the rpoC gene encoding DNA-directed RNA polymerase subunit beta' gives MFELNNFDSIRIGLASPDKIRQWSKGEVKKPETINYRTLKPEKEGLFCEKIFGPTKDWECHCGKYKRVRYKGVVCDRCGVEVTKSKVRRERMGHIELAAPVSHIWYFKGIPSRMGLMLDMSPRALEKVLYFAAYIVVNPGDTSLSEKQLLTEVEYREALEKYGNRFKALMGAEAIEELLSKIDLDKESKELKIQLKDATGQKRIRIIRRLEVVEAFRKSGNRPEWMILEAVPVIPPDLRPMVQLDGGRFATSDLNDLYRRVINRNNRLKRLLDLGAPDIIVRNEKRMLQEAVDALIDNGRRGRPVTGPGNRPLKSLSDMLKGKQGRFRQNLLGKRVDYSGRSVIVVGPELKFYQCGLPKKMALELFKPFVMKELVEQGYAHNIKSAKRMVERVKPAVWDVLDAVIKDHPVLLNRAPTLHRLGIQAFEPVLVEGKAIKLHPLACTPYNADFDGDQMAVHVPLSTEAQAEARLLMLSVNNILAPKDGKPITIPTQDMVLGSYYLTVDNPGEKGTGKIFKDYDEMIHAYFNKDVGIHAVVKVRMRLNDEDKRGKLVESTVGRFIFNEHIPQDLGFVDRTKDKYSLELDTLVDKKKLGSIIEKCYEKHGNSVTATVLDHIKSVGFHYSTIGAISVGMDDVVVPKEKEELIAKAEAEVDKLEKSYRRGLISEEERYEKVIEVWNKTTEDVTDALMNGMDRMNNIFIMAHSGARGSKNQIRQLAGMRGLMASASGKTVEIPIKANFREGLSVLEFFISTHGSRKGLADTALRTADSGYLTRRLVDVSQDVIVREEDCGTDQYIIAKAFKDGKEVIEDLKDRITGRYSFEDILDPVTKELIVSKDEMISESTAKKIQDCGLEEVKIRSVLSCKTRHGVCAKCYGRNLATGNEVNIGESVGIVAAQSIGEPGTQLTMRTFHTGGVAGADITQGLPRVEELFEARKPKGLAQISEISGEVTINETKKKKEAVVTSKDGTTKAYSIPYGSRLKVRTGDFLEAGDEITEGSLNPHDILKIKGVVGVENYLVKEVQRVYRLQGVDINDKHIEIIVRQMLNKVKVEDSGDTDMLPGSLVNIHEFENSNNDTEKFGGKPATGKRALLGITKASLATDSFLSAASFQETTRVLTDAAIKGKEDHLIGLKENVIIGKLIPAGTGMKRYKEIEIVPTEEKVDESPNTNENMVDENIVDSQTN, from the coding sequence TTGTTTGAATTAAATAATTTTGACTCAATTAGAATTGGTCTTGCTTCTCCGGATAAAATCAGACAGTGGTCAAAGGGAGAGGTTAAAAAGCCTGAGACAATCAATTACAGAACTTTAAAACCCGAAAAGGAAGGACTGTTTTGTGAAAAGATATTTGGTCCTACAAAGGATTGGGAATGTCACTGCGGTAAATATAAGAGAGTAAGATACAAAGGCGTTGTTTGTGACAGATGTGGAGTTGAAGTAACTAAATCAAAGGTTAGAAGAGAAAGAATGGGACATATTGAACTGGCGGCTCCTGTATCTCATATCTGGTATTTTAAAGGGATTCCGAGCCGAATGGGGCTTATGTTGGATATGTCGCCGCGAGCTCTTGAAAAAGTTCTATATTTTGCAGCATATATTGTTGTAAATCCGGGGGATACTTCATTGTCAGAAAAACAATTGCTGACAGAAGTGGAATATAGAGAAGCTCTTGAGAAATATGGCAATAGATTTAAAGCTTTAATGGGAGCTGAAGCTATTGAAGAACTTCTTTCGAAGATCGATTTGGATAAAGAATCTAAGGAGCTAAAAATTCAACTTAAAGATGCTACCGGTCAAAAAAGAATCAGAATAATAAGGAGACTGGAAGTGGTAGAGGCTTTTAGAAAATCAGGGAACAGACCTGAATGGATGATACTTGAGGCTGTACCTGTTATTCCTCCGGATTTGAGACCGATGGTTCAGTTGGACGGAGGAAGATTTGCAACATCAGATTTAAACGATTTGTATAGAAGAGTTATAAACAGAAATAATAGGCTTAAAAGACTTCTTGATTTGGGTGCACCCGATATTATAGTAAGAAATGAAAAGAGAATGCTTCAAGAGGCAGTCGATGCTTTAATTGATAATGGCAGAAGAGGAAGGCCGGTAACGGGTCCTGGGAACAGGCCTCTTAAGTCCCTTTCGGATATGCTTAAAGGAAAACAGGGAAGATTTAGACAAAACCTTTTAGGCAAACGAGTGGATTATTCAGGAAGAAGCGTTATAGTGGTAGGGCCTGAATTAAAATTCTATCAATGCGGACTTCCCAAGAAAATGGCTTTAGAGTTGTTTAAACCTTTTGTTATGAAAGAACTTGTAGAGCAGGGATATGCTCACAATATTAAAAGTGCCAAAAGAATGGTTGAAAGAGTTAAACCGGCAGTATGGGATGTATTGGATGCAGTTATAAAAGATCATCCGGTATTGTTAAATCGTGCTCCTACTCTTCATAGGCTTGGAATTCAGGCTTTTGAACCTGTTCTCGTGGAAGGAAAAGCTATTAAATTACATCCTTTAGCATGTACACCATATAATGCTGATTTTGACGGAGATCAAATGGCAGTCCATGTTCCGCTGTCGACAGAGGCTCAAGCAGAAGCAAGACTTCTTATGCTTTCTGTGAATAATATATTGGCTCCTAAAGATGGTAAGCCTATAACTATTCCTACTCAGGACATGGTTCTTGGAAGTTATTATTTGACAGTAGATAACCCTGGAGAAAAAGGGACAGGAAAAATCTTTAAAGATTATGATGAAATGATTCATGCTTATTTCAATAAAGATGTGGGAATCCATGCTGTAGTTAAGGTAAGAATGAGATTGAATGATGAAGATAAAAGAGGCAAATTAGTAGAGAGTACCGTAGGAAGGTTCATATTTAATGAACACATACCTCAAGATTTAGGTTTCGTAGACAGGACAAAGGATAAATATTCTTTGGAGTTAGATACTTTGGTAGATAAGAAAAAACTGGGCAGTATTATTGAAAAATGTTATGAAAAACATGGAAACAGTGTTACCGCAACGGTCCTTGATCATATAAAATCTGTAGGTTTTCATTATTCTACTATAGGAGCTATTAGCGTAGGTATGGATGACGTAGTAGTGCCAAAGGAAAAGGAAGAATTAATTGCTAAAGCAGAAGCCGAAGTAGATAAGCTTGAGAAATCCTATAGGAGAGGACTTATTTCTGAAGAAGAAAGATATGAGAAGGTAATAGAAGTATGGAATAAAACTACAGAAGACGTAACGGATGCATTAATGAATGGTATGGACAGAATGAATAACATATTTATAATGGCTCACTCAGGAGCAAGAGGAAGCAAAAATCAAATAAGACAGTTAGCGGGAATGAGAGGACTTATGGCCAGTGCTTCAGGTAAAACTGTGGAGATACCTATTAAGGCTAATTTTAGAGAGGGCCTCAGTGTGTTGGAATTCTTTATTTCTACCCATGGTTCCAGAAAGGGATTGGCAGATACAGCTCTTAGAACTGCGGATTCTGGATATCTGACAAGGAGACTTGTAGATGTAAGCCAAGACGTTATAGTAAGAGAGGAAGATTGCGGCACAGATCAATATATAATAGCTAAAGCCTTCAAGGATGGAAAGGAAGTTATTGAAGACCTTAAGGACAGAATAACTGGCAGATATTCCTTTGAAGATATCTTAGATCCCGTTACAAAAGAACTAATAGTAAGCAAAGATGAAATGATAAGTGAAAGTACAGCGAAAAAAATACAAGATTGTGGTTTAGAAGAAGTAAAAATAAGATCCGTCCTCAGTTGTAAAACACGTCACGGAGTTTGTGCTAAATGTTATGGAAGAAACCTTGCCACAGGTAATGAGGTGAATATCGGAGAATCCGTAGGAATAGTTGCGGCTCAGTCTATAGGAGAGCCTGGTACCCAACTTACTATGCGTACTTTCCATACGGGAGGAGTTGCTGGTGCAGATATTACACAAGGTCTCCCAAGGGTCGAAGAATTATTTGAGGCGAGAAAGCCGAAAGGATTAGCTCAAATTTCGGAGATATCCGGAGAGGTAACAATAAATGAAACAAAGAAGAAAAAGGAAGCAGTGGTAACATCCAAGGATGGCACAACCAAAGCTTACAGTATACCTTATGGTTCCAGGCTTAAGGTAAGAACGGGAGATTTCTTAGAGGCAGGAGATGAAATTACAGAAGGAAGTTTAAATCCTCATGACATATTGAAAATAAAAGGAGTTGTGGGAGTTGAAAACTATCTGGTAAAGGAAGTTCAAAGAGTATACAGACTTCAAGGTGTTGATATAAATGATAAGCATATTGAAATAATAGTAAGGCAGATGCTTAATAAGGTAAAAGTTGAGGATTCAGGAGATACGGATATGTTACCGGGAAGTCTTGTTAATATTCATGAATTTGAAAATAGCAATAATGATACTGAGAAATTTGGAGGCAAACCCGCCACAGGAAAACGAGCTTTACTTGGAATCACAAAAGCTTCATTGGCAACGGATTCTTTCCTATCGGCTGCAAGTTTCCAAGAGACCACAAGAGTTCTAACAGATGCTGCAATAAAAGGAAAAGAGGATCATCTCATAGGGCTTAAGGAGAATGTAATAATAGGGAAATTGATACCGGCAGGAACTGGAATGAAGAGGTATAAAGAAATTGAGATAGTACCTACTGAAGAGAAAGTAGATGAATCTCCGAATACAAATGAAAATATGGTGGATGAAAATATTGTTGACAGCCAAACTAACTGA
- a CDS encoding ribosomal L7Ae/L30e/S12e/Gadd45 family protein: protein MAANLNQNKRIVGIKQVKRALNSDKVQTVYIAKDAEQRVTSPVEILCKEKQIDIVYIDTMKELGEICNIDVNAAVAALLK from the coding sequence ATGGCAGCGAATTTAAATCAGAATAAAAGAATTGTAGGAATAAAACAAGTTAAAAGAGCTTTAAATTCTGATAAAGTTCAAACTGTATATATTGCGAAAGATGCAGAACAAAGAGTAACAAGTCCTGTAGAAATATTATGCAAAGAAAAGCAAATAGACATTGTTTATATAGATACAATGAAAGAATTAGGAGAAATATGTAATATTGATGTTAATGCAGCAGTTGCTGCGTTACTTAAATAG
- the rpoB gene encoding DNA-directed RNA polymerase subunit beta, with the protein MVSPVTYGKCERMSYSRIKEVLELPDLIEVQRSSYEWFLKEGLKEVFEDISPIQDYTGNLILEFVDYDMDEEPKYSEEEARERDVNYSIPLKVKVRLINKETGEVKEQEVFMGEFPLMTEKGTFIINGAERVVVSQLVRSPGVYFADEFDKVGKKLYSSTVIPNRGAWLEYETDSNDVIYVRIDRTRKLPITTFLRALGINSNVEIIEYLGETEQVLRTIEKDNTKSEEEALIEIYKKLRPGEPPTVESASTLLNNLFFDSKRYDLAKVGRYKFNKKLALRNRIAGRKAFENVIDFQTGEIVVGRGEMINREKAIEIENRGINKVDIMSEDERPVRVLGNNFVDIKAFNLPFSTDDIGLKGKIHYTTMKELMNNYKDPTELKQAMEEKHRELSPKHITFDDILASISYEFNLFFGIGNTDDIDHLGNRRLRSVGELLQNQFRIGLSRMERVVRERMTIQDIDVATPQALINIRPVVASIKEFFGSSQLSQFMDQTNPLAELTHKRRMSALGPGGLSRDRAGFEVRDVHHSHYGRMCPIETPEGPNIGLITSLTTYARINEYGFIEAPYRKVDSKRGVVTDEIVYLTADEEDEYIIAQSNEVLDEEGRFVNKRVIARGKMGVIDIFPSSEVNFMDVSPKQIVSVGTAMIPFLENDDANRALMGANMQRQAVPLLKTESPIIGTGIEYKAARDSGVVSIARHKGVVTKASSDEILIKRDEDGQVDRYKLLKFKRSNQGTCINQRPIVCQDERIGKGQVIADGPSTDNGEIALGKNLLVAFMTWEGYNYEDAVLVSEKLVKEDILTSIHIEEYETEARDTKLGPEEITRDIPNVGEDMLKDLDERGVIRIGAEVKSGDILVGKVTPKGETELTAEERLLRAIFGEKAREVRDTSLRVPHGETGIILDVKIFTRENGDELSPGVNQMVRVYISTKRKINVGDKMCGRHGNKGVISRILPEEDMPYLPDGTPIEVVLNPLGVPSRMNLGQVLEVHLGLAAKKLGWKVATPVFDGANEQDIIDALVKAGYPENGKILLRDGRTGEYFNNPVTVGYMYMLKLHHLVDDKIHARSTGPYSLVTQQPLGGKAQFGGQRFGEMEVWALEAYGASHTLQEILTVKSDDVVGRVKTYESIVKGENIPEPGVPESFKVLIKELQSLALDVKVLTEEDKEIEIKESTDDDVEDLDLIGEDIDENKVTEDDKIAKDEEEQDEDFDDDEDYSLDFDDDNNI; encoded by the coding sequence ATGGTAAGTCCTGTTACATATGGTAAGTGTGAAAGAATGAGTTATTCAAGAATTAAGGAAGTATTAGAACTGCCAGATTTGATTGAGGTTCAAAGAAGCTCCTATGAGTGGTTTTTAAAAGAGGGGCTGAAGGAAGTATTTGAGGACATTTCTCCGATACAGGACTATACAGGTAATTTAATACTTGAATTTGTAGATTATGATATGGATGAAGAACCTAAGTACAGTGAAGAGGAAGCAAGAGAGAGGGATGTAAATTATTCTATACCTTTAAAAGTAAAAGTTAGGCTTATAAATAAAGAAACAGGAGAAGTTAAAGAACAAGAAGTATTCATGGGTGAATTTCCGTTGATGACGGAAAAAGGTACGTTTATTATTAATGGAGCCGAGAGAGTTGTAGTTAGTCAGTTGGTAAGATCTCCGGGAGTTTATTTTGCAGATGAATTTGATAAAGTAGGGAAAAAACTTTATTCATCTACTGTTATACCTAACAGAGGAGCGTGGCTTGAGTATGAGACAGATTCTAATGACGTTATATATGTTAGAATTGATAGAACGAGAAAGCTCCCTATTACTACTTTTTTAAGAGCTTTAGGGATTAACAGCAATGTGGAAATAATTGAATATCTTGGAGAAACCGAACAGGTTTTGAGAACAATTGAAAAGGATAATACTAAATCTGAAGAAGAAGCATTAATAGAAATATATAAGAAGTTAAGACCGGGAGAACCTCCGACAGTTGAAAGTGCCAGTACATTGCTGAACAACTTGTTTTTCGATTCCAAAAGATATGACTTGGCCAAAGTGGGAAGATATAAATTTAATAAAAAGTTAGCTCTTCGCAATCGTATTGCAGGAAGAAAAGCCTTTGAAAATGTTATAGATTTTCAAACGGGAGAAATAGTCGTCGGAAGAGGCGAAATGATTAACAGGGAAAAAGCAATTGAGATAGAAAACCGAGGAATAAATAAAGTAGATATAATGAGCGAAGATGAAAGACCGGTAAGAGTTTTGGGAAATAATTTTGTAGATATAAAAGCATTTAATTTACCCTTTAGTACTGATGATATTGGATTAAAAGGAAAAATTCATTATACCACAATGAAAGAACTTATGAATAATTATAAAGATCCTACAGAATTGAAACAGGCAATGGAGGAGAAACACAGAGAGCTTTCCCCAAAACATATTACTTTTGACGACATACTGGCAAGTATAAGTTATGAATTTAATTTATTCTTTGGAATAGGAAATACTGACGATATTGACCATTTAGGCAATAGAAGACTTCGTTCCGTTGGAGAGCTGCTTCAGAATCAGTTTAGAATTGGGCTTTCCAGAATGGAAAGAGTAGTTAGAGAAAGAATGACTATACAAGATATAGATGTAGCCACGCCTCAGGCGTTAATCAATATAAGGCCCGTAGTAGCTTCGATTAAAGAGTTTTTTGGAAGCAGTCAATTATCCCAGTTCATGGACCAAACTAATCCTTTAGCGGAATTAACTCATAAGAGGCGAATGTCTGCATTAGGGCCGGGAGGTCTTAGCAGGGACAGAGCGGGATTTGAAGTAAGAGATGTTCATCATTCTCATTATGGGAGAATGTGTCCTATAGAAACTCCAGAAGGACCTAACATAGGACTTATTACATCTTTAACTACTTATGCCAGAATTAATGAATATGGTTTTATAGAAGCTCCTTACAGAAAAGTGGACAGTAAAAGAGGAGTAGTTACTGATGAAATAGTTTATTTAACCGCTGATGAAGAAGATGAATATATAATTGCTCAGTCAAATGAAGTTTTAGATGAAGAAGGCAGATTTGTAAATAAGAGGGTAATAGCCAGAGGCAAAATGGGTGTTATTGATATATTTCCAAGTAGTGAAGTAAACTTCATGGATGTATCTCCTAAGCAAATTGTATCGGTAGGAACTGCCATGATTCCTTTCCTGGAAAATGATGATGCAAATAGGGCTCTGATGGGAGCGAACATGCAGCGTCAGGCTGTTCCGCTATTAAAAACCGAATCACCTATAATAGGAACGGGAATTGAATATAAGGCAGCAAGAGATTCCGGAGTAGTATCAATTGCTCGCCATAAAGGTGTTGTCACGAAGGCGAGTTCAGACGAAATTTTGATTAAAAGAGACGAAGATGGCCAGGTCGACAGATATAAGCTGTTGAAGTTTAAACGTTCTAATCAGGGGACGTGTATTAATCAACGACCTATAGTTTGTCAGGATGAAAGGATAGGAAAAGGTCAGGTAATAGCTGATGGCCCAAGTACTGATAATGGCGAAATCGCTTTAGGAAAAAATCTTCTTGTTGCTTTTATGACGTGGGAAGGATATAACTATGAGGATGCCGTTCTTGTAAGTGAAAAGTTAGTTAAGGAAGACATTCTTACCTCAATTCATATAGAAGAATATGAGACAGAGGCAAGAGATACAAAACTTGGTCCTGAAGAGATAACAAGAGATATTCCAAATGTTGGAGAAGATATGCTTAAGGATTTGGATGAAAGGGGAGTAATCCGAATAGGAGCGGAAGTTAAGTCGGGAGATATATTAGTGGGGAAAGTAACCCCTAAGGGTGAAACGGAGTTAACGGCCGAAGAAAGACTTCTTAGAGCAATATTTGGAGAAAAGGCAAGAGAAGTCAGAGATACTTCCTTAAGAGTACCTCATGGTGAAACAGGAATAATATTAGATGTTAAAATATTTACCAGAGAAAATGGCGATGAGCTATCTCCGGGAGTAAACCAAATGGTTAGAGTTTATATATCTACAAAGAGAAAGATAAATGTTGGAGATAAAATGTGTGGAAGACACGGAAATAAAGGTGTTATTTCAAGAATACTTCCTGAAGAGGATATGCCTTATCTCCCCGATGGTACACCTATTGAAGTGGTTCTTAATCCGTTAGGAGTTCCTTCTCGTATGAATTTGGGGCAAGTACTGGAAGTTCATCTGGGACTTGCAGCTAAAAAACTTGGCTGGAAGGTAGCAACTCCGGTTTTTGACGGAGCTAATGAGCAGGATATAATAGATGCTTTAGTAAAAGCCGGTTATCCTGAAAATGGGAAGATTTTATTAAGAGATGGAAGAACCGGTGAATATTTTAACAATCCCGTAACAGTAGGTTATATGTATATGCTTAAACTTCATCATCTTGTTGATGATAAAATTCATGCAAGATCTACCGGACCTTATTCTTTAGTGACACAGCAACCTCTTGGAGGAAAAGCTCAGTTTGGAGGCCAAAGATTTGGAGAAATGGAAGTTTGGGCACTGGAAGCTTACGGAGCATCTCATACTTTGCAGGAAATACTCACTGTAAAATCGGATGATGTAGTAGGGCGTGTCAAGACTTATGAATCAATAGTTAAAGGAGAAAATATTCCGGAACCTGGTGTTCCTGAATCTTTTAAAGTGTTAATTAAAGAATTACAAAGCTTAGCTTTAGATGTAAAGGTGTTGACTGAGGAAGATAAAGAGATAGAGATAAAGGAATCAACAGATGATGATGTAGAAGATTTGGATTTAATAGGAGAAGATATTGATGAAAATAAAGTAACTGAAGATGATAAAATAGCTAAGGATGAAGAAGAACAAGATGAGGATTTTGACGATGATGAAGATTATTCTTTAGATTTTGATGATGACAATAATATATAA